The Chionomys nivalis chromosome 4, mChiNiv1.1, whole genome shotgun sequence genome contains the following window.
ctcaaaacaggtaAAAaggactgggaatgtagctcagtggtagagctcttgctATGTTTAAGCCTCTAAATTTAATCGGTATTACCACAAcagggaagaaaataaacatttcaaagtgGTTATTCAGTGAAGTACTGCCTCTAAAAATTCCTCCCCGAACACCAGGAACCAGCTCTATAAACCCACGAAGGGAAGAGGATTATTAGGAGAATTTCACTTACGGGAGTGGGATGGTGATGACCACATCATTGAGCTCTAAATTATCTTCCTGCAGTTCATATTCTATGTTCACATCACAACCATTTCCACTTTCAGAGGGCCAGCAATTAActgagaagaaaaacaaggcCATAATACCTCAGTTTTAGAAAAAGAGAACTGTTTCTTGGCCTTGGAGCCAAGATCAAGAGTATGGAGGAGTGGGAAAATGTTAAGATGGCAAATACAACCCGACTGCCAACTGCAGGTCTGTAGCATTCTAACGTAAAACATACATTGATGGCTCAAAACtggctgtaattccagctccaggtgatctgatgacctcttctggccatcaCAGGCACCTATTCACAGGTGCATATATTTCACAGAGACACAagataaataaaacctttaaaaaattaaaatgattaattaaaatatacCAATTACAGCAGCGATTGCATTTTGAAGACAGTCATTTTGCCAAAAAGAACTTGCTATGTCAATGAAGATAAGCACATACCCATGAAGAGGCACCTACTTGTCAAGGGAATAAAAGATTCCTCTGTTGTCTGTAGTCTCCACTTAAGTACCCCTACATCACTGTTGACTGGAAATGACTTCTCTGGGTTTTTCAAGCCAATGAGAGATTCTGCAGTGAAAAGCTTTTTATCCACATTTGGATGGGTCTGGAATGAGAAGAGAAGGACATCTGAAGTTCAGAATGACAAGTGAAccgggccagcaagatggctcagcaggtacttGCTGCTAAGTCCAATGACCTGAGTTGAGTCCCTGGGAGCCatagagaaggagaaaaccaacactcttggaagttatcctctgacctctagacacaacacaaagacatatatacaagcataaataaataagaggagcTTGAAAATGTAGCCCAGTTGGCAAAGTACTTGCCTAACATGAATGGGACTCCGGGTtcaaatgcctgtaatcctagcactctgcaGTTGGAGGCAGGATTACAAGATTAGAAATTCAAGATCTCACTCTGTTACATAAACCCCTCTAGGCTTATATGGCCCATAAATAGGATTCCTAATAAATtacaattctttttaattttgtggaaAGATGTGCCTTTTATAAAGGCTTAATATTTTAGACCAAAGCTATAAAAAAATaccccatttccttttttttttttttttttttgattttcgagacagggtttctccgtagttttttggttccagtcctggaactagctcttgtggaccaggctggcctcgaactcacagagatctgcctgcctctgcctcccgagtgctgggattaaaggcgtgcgccaccaccgcccagctaaaataCCCCATttctaacaaacaaataaaactgaaagaagGCTAAGGCTATATAGTTGAGTATAAAGTCAGCTCAAGCAAGAGTCTGTATTCCATTTCTAAGTCCtgcaaaaccaaataaacccagAAAAAAAGACTGTGCTAGGTAGATAATGTCTAAATACTCAATATAAAAGCCTTTACACACCTGGAGCTGCACCccttttttatcttcattttctaCATGGAGACGAATCCGGCCAAATTTTTCATCTGAGATTCTAAGCATGATCATGCCATGCAACTCCATATTCTGTAATCCCCCATCTCTCCCACAGGTTAATGTGATCTTTTCTTCAATCTTCATATGCACACTATAAAGCAAAAGGTTTGTCAGAGAAATAGAAACCAGACTGGAGATGTGATTAAGTTGGTAGTGTTTGTCTAGCATACAAGAagcactgggtttgatccccagctccatataaaaccaggtgtgatggtacTGCTTTGGTACACTTGGAAGGTAGGATTAGGAGGAGAATGTTCAGGCCACCCTTGGctcataatgagttcaaggccaatatgAACTACAAGAGACTGGggtcttaaaaagaaagagaaggggttACAAAGACGGCTTAATTGttaaaaatacacacagaagacccaagtttggttcccagcaccccaaaTAAGGCAGcttacaatcacctgtaactccagctccaggagatccaatgccctcttctggagtcctTATgtatctgcactcatgtgcacccTCCCCAAATACAAATTTATACGTAATTTTAAAAgatgctgggcgatggtggcacacgcctttaatcctagcactcgggaggcagaggcaggcagatctctgtcagtttgagaccagcctggtctacagagctagttccgggacgggctcCAAAaaaatgcctttgatcccagcacttgtgaggcagagtcaggtagattctctgtgagttagaggccagcctggtctatagagtgagttccaaaacagcgaagacttacagagaaaccctgtctcgaaaaaacaaacaaacaaataaataatttatagaaaTTCATTACTTTgcaagcaaatttttaaaaagtaaagctagGTGTGGTAGTATACCGTTTTAATATCAGCACGTGGGAGatataggtggatctctgtgagtttgaggccagcctggtctacatagcaggttcctggctggccctgtctcaaaaacgaacaacaaaaaccatcttttttaaaaaaagaaatttgaacatTGGTATTCTGTAAAGATGGATGATGCTTTCCCTAGAACATATAGGCTGTTAAGTAAAAATCCTAGTGCCAGGCATCGAATACAAAGCCTCAAAACCATCAGAGCATATTCCTCCCATTGCTCGTTTCTTCAACTAGAATAGACAACTCACTCCAGACGCAGGACATGGGGAAATTGGTGAACTGAGCTGAAAACTTCCTCCCTGGTAGCTAGCTTTCAGTGCTGGAAGGTATTATGCAAACCACTGGAGAGAAAAGATAAATGGCCTTACTCACTACTAAACCCTGAGCACTGTAATACTGTTCTGCCAAGCAAGCTATGCCCAATGGTGCAACAGTGGCATGTAGGTTATGGGAATACCACTTGCTTCCTGAATTGATCCGAGGCCTTCCCTTCACAAGAAGAAATTCAAGTCTGatactgtaaacctggtcaaagTCCATGGTTTGGTAGGTCACAGGCCCTAGTGGAAAACCTACTActgctgttttgctaaatggatactacttcctaaatattaaTGTTTATCTACAGATTGATGATGTTCCTAATCTTGGCCACAGAAGCCTCTTTCTTCGGTTAGCAACAATGCAGAGATTTCTAACTCTTCAAAGTGTTGAAAATAATTCTTGAGTGCTCAGTCCTAAATAGGAACTCTTTATTTTAATACCTTCCTCCCCAGGAttagggaacatcacagaagagccAAAAGATGGAAAGAGTACCACGAAGTGCTGTCCTCTGGACATGACGTGACTGCCACACTTATGAGCTCACTATAGCCACGGTTATGTGGACAAGATCAAGCCAACAGGATTAGTAAACATTTTAGCAAGCAGCAGTAATTGGATCCAGCaatttacaaaaggaaaaaataaataaaaaggacagGTCATGAATGTGGAAGGAGGACCTAATAAAGAATGTCCAAGGGAAAGAAGTGAGGAGAACCTAGTGGTGGGCATGATCAAGATTCTGTATATACATGTAtcaaactgtcaaagaataaataaaagattttttatttatttattatgtatacaatattttgcctgtgtgtatgcctgcaggccagaagagggcaccagaccccattacagaaggttgtgagccaccatgtggttgctgggaattgaactcaggacctttggaagagcaggcaatgctcttaacctctgagccatctctctagcccaataaaagatattctaaaacataataaaacttaaaagatatcttttttttttaaaacaaacaaacaaaaaaatcttcaccaagaTTTACCTATTGTTAATATAGTCCATTTGGTTCATCATCTGTATACTAATACTCTTTTTTGgggaattttttttggttttttttgagacagggtttctctgtagttttggagcctatcctggaactatctcttatagatcaggctggcctcgaactcacaaagaccttcctgcctctgcctcccgaatgctgggattaaagatgtgagatgtgtgccaccaccgcccagccactcATACTCTCTTTAAAtatcttatacacacacacatcccccatAAACTATTAAGAAGCCagttatagccgggcggtggtagcgcacgcctttaatcccagcactcgggaggcagaggcagacggatctctgtgagttcgagaccagcctggtctacaagagctagttcaggacaggctccaaaaccacagagaaaccctgtctcaaaaaaccaaaaaaaaaaaaaaaaaaaaaagagaagccagTTATGAACATTGTGGTAGTTTTAATGTTAACTGGACCCCATAtcctcataaggagtggcactattaggagatgtgtctttgttggagtgcatatggccttgctggaggaaatgttactgtaggggcgggctttgaggtttcctatgctcaggataccacccagtgtctcagttcatttcctgttgcctgcaagatgtaggattctcagctattactacagcactatgtctgcctgcccactgccatactccctgccatgatgataatggactgaacctctgaaattgtaagtaagtcaccccaattaaatgttttactttataagagttgttgaagtcacagtgtctcttcacagcaacaaaaaccctaagacaaatgcTATAGTCCTTTCACCTTTAAACATTATATTCTTACTTTACAAGAATAAGGACATTCTTGTACTAGGTATAATCTAATatcaaagtgcttgcctagcatgcacaaggatATTCTCTTACATAACTGTATTAATGCTATCATTAACTCCATATATTTATACTGAATTAATACTTCCATTCAACCTACCAACAATATGTCAATTATCTTATCATCACACAATACAGTACAGGATCCTATCCAGAGTAAAGCACTACATTTAGATGTCATTTAGCTATGACTTCATGTAAGTAAATTGTTATGTCTTCTTCTTTTATAccctaggaattgaacccagggccttgcaaatGAACCAGGGCAAGAATTACTGAACCCAGGGCAAGAACTATTGAACAATATCCCTAGTCCTTAAATACGTAACTCATTATCTGTAATTTAGCAGGGGAAATGCAACTGGAAACTCTATCTagttgtggtggcttgaatgaaatagacagacagacagacagacagacagacagacagaaaaatgcTTAAATTCTCTTTACTATgtgatggtagatagatagatagatagatagatagatagatagatagatagatagatagagagatagatagatagatagatagatagacagacatctagatggatggatggatgctcaAATTTTCTTTACTATGTGAAGTGTGAAACCTTAAAAGTGGTTAAAAACATATTCTGCTCTTTCAAACCTAAGATCTGCTCCTAGCATCCGCTCATAGCAACTTTTATTTAACTGCAGTTCAAGGAgaatccattgccctcttctggtttcagTGGGCACCTGCACCCACAAATGCACAGGCCATACTCACATAACTTaagcattctttttgttttgtttctttttgagacagggtttctctgtatagccctggctatcctggaacttgatctgtagaccacgttggccttgaactcacagagatctgcctgcctctgcctcttgagtgctgggattaaagtcatatgcTACCACCTTTCagccacattattttaaaaacaaaaacatacaaaaacaagggactggagagatggctcaatggttaagatcactgactgctcttccagaggacccagattcaattcccaagaccaacatggcagctcacaactgtctgtaacttcacttccagggaatctgacaccttcacaccaatgcacataaaataagttaaaatatataaataaaaataaattaaaaaaaaataaaggtacgAAGCCTCAGCCTTTCCCTAAACAACCAGAATAGCACCAGTATATCAGTAAGTGAAGAGATCAGTCTAGAGGTAACTGTTAATTTCTAACAGAAGAGAACACAAAAGAGCAAACAGTCCCTTTTATGCATGCACACCTGATAGAGGTATCCTCCCAGACTCATCTTTCAGTTGATCTCAAAACTATCAGTTAACAGTAAGTCTGGGATTGAGGACAAGAAATTTGTGTCATGGTCAAATGAACCTGATTAACCTATCACTTAAAATTGCCACcaacctcaagtccaaatggatcaaagacctcaacataaagccagcaacACTGAACCTTAtcgaagagaaagtaggaagtacacttgaacgcattggcacagggaaccacttcctaaatagaaccccagcagcacagacactgagagaaacaattaataaatgggacctcctgaaactgaaaagcttctgtaaagcaaagaacacggtcaataagacaaaacaacagcctacagaatgggaaaagatcttcactaacctcacatcagacagaggtctgatctctaaaatatacaaagaactcaagaaattggacaccaaaagatcacataatccaataaaaaaatggagtacagacctaaacagagaactctcaacagaagaatctaaaatggctgaaagacacttaaggaaatgtttaacatccttagtcatcagaaaaatgcaaatcaaaacaactctgagattccatcttacacctctaagaacggccaagatcaaaaacactgatgacaacttatgctggagaggttgtggggaaaagggaacacttctgcattgctggtgggaatgcaagctggtacaactcctttggatgtcagtgtggcgatttctctggaaataaggaaacaacttccctcaagacccagtaataccacttttggttatatatccaaaggatgctcaatcgtgccacaaggacatgtgctcaactatgttcatagcagctttgtttgtcatagtcagaacctggaaacaacctaaatgccccttgaccgaagaatggataaggaaaatgtggtacatttacacaatggagtactacacagcagaaaaaaatgacatcttgaattttgcaggaaaatggatggagctagaaaacattattttgaatgaggtaacccagacacagaaagacaattatcacatgtactcactcataggtggtttttaaacataaagaaaagaaagcctacaaaccacaatcccagagaacttagacaacaatgcagacactaagagagacttacgtagatctaatatacatgggaagtagagagtataaaaagacaagatctcctgagtaaattgggagcattgggaccttgggggaggactgaagcggggaggggagtggcagggaggggagcagagaaaaataaagagctcAATacatattagttttaaaaaaagtcaCCAACCATTGTTTCAGCACTGAGATAAGAGACAAATCCAATTATACtgcattcaaatacttaaaagaCAGCACAGTCACATTAATTTCCTTTAAAGACTTAAAGACGTACTCTCCTTTAcagttttaattagaaaaaaataggaaaaaaaatataggGTTAATGTAGCTCTAGCTCTGTAAttcaagttctttttctttttgacctaggatctcatgtagctgaggctggccttgaactccaggtcttccaacctccacctccccaacagtgggattagaggcatgtaccGTAATGCCATGCTCGAGACAAGTTACAGAGTAGGCATAAAGTTACCTTTCCTAAATTATCCAATCCAACTTCTAAACTTCATAGGAAACAAATAGCTGAGAGTTTTCATGTCTAAAGTGGGGGGAAAATATACCTTAAGTTAATACCTGGAACATATACtctatctaaataaaattttaaattgaggggcggagagatggttcaagggttaagagcactggctgctcttccagaggacctgggttcaattcccagccccacatggctgctcacaactatctataactctatTTCCTTTgggtctgacaccttcacaccaatgcacataaaataaagttaacctttaatcccagcactcgggaggcagaggcaggcggatctctgtgagttcaaggccagcctggtctacaagagctagttccaggacaggaaccaaaaactacggagaaaccctgtctcgaaaaatccaaaaaaaaaaaaaaaaaaaaaaaaaaggttaaaataaattattttttaaaaaaaagttctaaatttttttaaaaatcaataaaagttaaaaggcACAAAAATATGCAACTAGAACATATGTAGCCCAGTGGCAAAACAaatacacacgcgcgcgcgcgcgcgcacacacacacacacacacacacacacacacacacacacgcctgcctctgactcctgagtgctgggattaaaggcatgcaccaccaccgcctggctaaaaagacaatttttaaaaattatattgtttaTTCTTGAAGAAGTCATTATTACCTTTCCATATTAATGGGCAGAGCATGCACTTTGGTTGCTTCCGAGGTGCGTTTCCCCATATTAGAAGACACAATAGTTTCACCTTCAGACTTCAGTTTGTCCACAAAGTTATCTACTTCCTTTCCTTTGGCTCCAAGTTTCAAAGCCTTGCTAGGACCTGAAGGTCTAAGAGGAAGAATACAAAACAAGTAAATAgatgataaaaatacaaaaagccCCAAACATTAGTTAATAGCCTTCTACCAACAAGATTCCTCTGAAGGAATATGAAGATCACAAGGAGAAAGCCTTCTTCCTAGTGTTGGTGGACAACTAGACCACCGATGGTATAATATGAACCTGCCCAAATGGACAACCAGTATTAATATGTAAGCATTAAGTACCTAAATACCaaagatataattttataatcttaAGTGATCTGGTGAAAACTTAACATCTTCCAATCAGATAAATGTGACTATGCATAAGTCTTTGCGTGTAATTTCagaactctctttttttttttttttttttgagacagggtttctctgtggttttggagcctgtcctggaactagctcttgtagaccaggctggtctcgaactcacagagatccgcctgcctctgcctcccgagtgctgggattaaaggcgtgcgccaccaccgcccggctcagaactctcttttaaacaaaaggaaaaataacacagATGTCTGCTTTATAACTATTGTTTATATATCTAAATTTAGTATCAAAGCTTACTTCATTAAGTCTCTTATTATTTACAGTCAGCTTAGGAACCAAGTATCAGtcccatgaaacacacacacacacacagccttcctCTGTATCCTAGGGTTGTTGGTAATACACTAGACTATACCTGGCTGGTGCAGGTGCCACTTTTGGTTTATCAGTTTCAATGATAGTTTCTGTGATCATGGCTGCTGTGCTGCCTCCAGACACCGCAGAACTACCAAATCCACCAAATCCTGGTGCTTTCTTGCCCtgtctctctgcatctcttcGGGCCTGTTGTAATTCCTTTGCTTTACGCCGCATCTCAGCCTTAGCTTCACGTTCCTGAGTCTATGGAAAGAGACATAATTGTATGTAGTTTTCAGTACATCTATATTAGCAAGTAAAACCAGGAAGATCAGATTAGTGAAGGCTAAGAAAAAGACACTCAAACTGGCAGTCTCAGAAGGCCTCACTTACCTCTCTGACTGCTCTGAACACTTTCTCCTCATGAGAATCCATTTCTGTGAAGGTTCTGATCTGTGCCAAGTTAACATTCTCCCGGTATCCCAGAGCAACAATTTCatcaaaagcaaaaatcaaatcaaaacagtgctcagatatttcattttcttctaaggCGCGACAATATTCAGGAATCTAATCATggacagtaacagaaaacaaagattaCAAATTTCATAGCAGTTATGtttctaagttttaaaatttcaaaaacaatcttagcacttgggaagtggaagaaggaggatcctgagttcaaggttatcttcagcAATGTAGCAAGTTAAGGCCGCCTAGACTACatgaaaactgtctcaaaaatcaatccattaatacaataaaataaaaaacaaaacaaaacaaacaaacaaacaaaaaacccaactaacaaaataaaacaatgagattgaagagatggctcaacagttaagagctggcctcgaactcatagagatctacctgcctctgcctcttgaatgttgccaacactgcctgggtGTATCAGtagtcttttttgggggggaggggggttctcagaagctttggagccagtcctggaactcgctctgtagaccagactggccttggaactcacagagatccgcctgcctctgcccaagactggcgccaccacacctggctgtatcagtactcttttttttaaattttttatttattatgtatacagtattctgtctgtgtgtatgcccgaaggccagaagagggcaccagacctcattacagatggtttggagccaccaggtggttactgggaattgaactcaggacctttggaagagcaggcaatgctcttaaccactgagccatctctccagcccctgtatcaGTACTCTTaatctaaaaatatttccaaatttgAGCatagtggagcatgcctttaatccctgcacacaggaggcaggcagatctctatgagctctAACCTGGTCTACTActgagagtttcaggccagccagagctacacagtggaTCCTATATACCtacaaacagacatacacactcacacaaacagacacatggGTGGAGGTTCAAGCAAGTTTCAGAAACATGGATGGACATATTAACTCAGTTAAGAACTGGaatatgaggggctggagagatggcccagcagttaaaagcactggctgctcttccagaggaccatagttcaattcccagcacccacatggcaactccaCTGTCTGtggctccatttccaggggatctgataccctcacaccaatgcacataaaataaattaaaagaatgatTTTGCATTTTCTATTAGATAGCCTAGGAAGGTACCCAACAAGTGGCTGCTGAATGAATAAAGAGCAATATGGGAATGGGGTGTAGCTCAATGacaagagtgcttgcctagaatgcataaGGCTTTAgcactgcaaaataaataaagcttttgcttgtttgcttttcaagacaggatttctttatagcattggagcctgtcctggaaacttgctctatagaccaagctggcctcgaactcacagagatctgcctgtctgtgcctccagagtgctgggattaaaggcatgtgccaccactgtacagccaatttttttttttttaaggaattgcATTGGTAAGTTGTTGAGAGGTGGTTAGGGGTACAGAGTTCACAAAATGTTAACATCAGctattttaaagtcaaaactCCTttcaacaaaaaaagtaaaacaccgccgggcggtggtggcgcacgcctttaatcccagcactcgggaggcagaggcagatggatctctgtgagttcgagaccagcctggtctacaaaagctagttccaggacaggctccaaaaccacagagaaaccctgtctcaaaaaaaaaaaaaaaaaaaaaaaaagtaaaacaccaCAAAGTAGAATCCAGTATTACAGGCCTCTTACCACTCTTGAGAAGAGCCTTAAAGTCTccaaatcttctaaaatattGCTGTTTTTGGTAGTGATCAATACCATGTACAGTTTCTCCATAGGTTGGTAGACATATCTTACACTCTCTGTTTCAACAAAAGTGTGTTGTTTTCCAGTGTTCATGAGTTTTGGAAAAGCTGCTAATAAACCTTCAATCCGAGTGCGGGTCATCTCCACAAACTGTCGAGAAACAATAGCCTTTCCAGCTTTCGTGCAGACTGCTGCTGCCAACAGCACCTGccaagaacacacacagaaataagcaTTCTTCACgtattttcacatttcttttctcAGCTTTTGTCAGGGGAGCTTTCATACAATAGCACACTCGGTGACATGACTACTGTCAGTTGTCTCAAACTGTTCTctgttgtttatttattacaGCATGAGATTTATAAGGCAAAGTTAAGgtagaagaaaatgaagcaattGTTCCATAATATAcctaaaatttaaagacaaaatagttaaaaaataacttttggaactggagagatggctcaggttaagagcactggctgctcttccagaggtcctgagttcaattcccagcaaccacaaggtggctcatgaccatatgtaatgaggtctggtgccctcttctggcttgcaggcatatatgcaggcagaacactatacataataaacaaataaatataaataaaaaaaagcaaaaaagacccAACAACCTTCTGATATCATCCATTtaacaaaacaaatgcaaaaggAAATCAAATGCCAATGAGGAGAGTAGAAAAGATACACTGTGTTCTAATGGCCTCTTTGGTATAGGAATCCAGGAGTTCatacaagcaacaacaaaagattgACACATCTGGAAAGACTCACTGTTAGAATATAATCTCTTAAACAACAAACCCTGGTTTAATGCCCATTACAGATGAACAATGTGAAAAACAAACATCAGTcagtttaaataaatattcttacaGTGGCAATGCT
Protein-coding sequences here:
- the Arcn1 gene encoding coatomer subunit delta — encoded protein: MVLLAAAVCTKAGKAIVSRQFVEMTRTRIEGLLAAFPKLMNTGKQHTFVETESVRYVYQPMEKLYMVLITTKNSNILEDLETLRLFSRVIPEYCRALEENEISEHCFDLIFAFDEIVALGYRENVNLAQIRTFTEMDSHEEKVFRAVRETQEREAKAEMRRKAKELQQARRDAERQGKKAPGFGGFGSSAVSGGSTAAMITETIIETDKPKVAPAPARPSGPSKALKLGAKGKEVDNFVDKLKSEGETIVSSNMGKRTSEATKVHALPINMESVHMKIEEKITLTCGRDGGLQNMELHGMIMLRISDEKFGRIRLHVENEDKKGVQLQTHPNVDKKLFTAESLIGLKNPEKSFPVNSDVGVLKWRLQTTEESFIPLTINCWPSESGNGCDVNIEYELQEDNLELNDVVITIPLPSGVGAPVIGEIDGEYRHDSRRNTLEWCLPVIDAKNKSGSLEFSIPGQPNDFFPVQVSFISKKNYCNIQVTKVTQVDGNSPVRFSTETTFLVDKYEIL